AACACTTCTTCCACCCAGCGTTTACCACAGAAAACACCCGCTTCGCGCGTAATCACCGTCGCCTCGGCCTGCTTATCGGCGGGCAACAGGCTGGCGGTGATATCATTTTCCGCATCGGCTTCGCCGCCAAGATCTTCACGCAACGCCTGTGCTACCGCGCCTGGTATATCATCTTCAATGCGTGAAAGCAGGGCGGTGCGTCGGCTTTCAGGGTTGTAACGTCGCTGTGTCATAAGGCTCCCGTGATGGTTTTTGGCGATGCGCTTACTCTATCCTGGCGCGTCGTCAGGCGCCAGTTTAGCTGTTAAGGTTTAGTGTGCTAAACAGTATGTATATTTCCTTGCCAGCTCTTCGCTGCCGGCGGCGCGATTTCACCCGGCAAAAGCGCCCGGCGTCCGGCGCACAAGGAATGTAAAGAGGACGGCAAAATCATGTTAGGCTGTGTAAAAAAACGAACAGGAGATCCCGGCATGGAGTTAAAAGAGGGCTGGCTGACAGAGGTGCGCCAGGTGCTTTCACCGCATTTCAATATCCGTCCGGACGAAGAGACGCCCAGCCTGCTGGTGGTGCATAACATCAGCCTGCCGCCCGGTGAATTCGGCGGCCCCTGGATTGATGCGCTGTTTACCGGCACGCTCGATCCCGCCGCGCATCCCTATTTTGCCGATATCGCGCATCTGCGCGTCGCCGCGCACTGTTTAATCCGACGCGACGGCGAGATCGTGCAATATGTGCCTTTCGATAAGCGCGCCTGGCACGCAGGCCTTTCCTGCTGGCAGGGACGGGAAAACTGCAATGACTTTTCCATCGGCATTGAGCTGGAAGGAACCGATACGCTCGCTTACACCGATGCGCAGTATCAGGCGCTGCAGGCGATAACGCGCCTGCTGATGCAGCATTATCCGATTACGCCCGCGCGTATAACCGGGCACAGTGATATCGCGCCGGAACGCAAGACCGATCCAGGTCCCGCGTTCGACTGGACGCGCTTTCTGCGCGGTCTGCCGGAGACCGCCAGCTTACATTTACCGGAGCGCAATGCATGACGCTTTTTTCTTTGTTACTGGTTTTAGGCTGGGAACGCCTGTTTAAAATGGGTGAACGCTGGCAGCTTGATCATCGTCTGGAGCCGTTTTTCCGTCAGCGCCGCCGCTTTTCCCTCTGGCGCACTCTTGGTATGACGCTGGTGGCGATGCTGCTGGTGCTGGTGATTATCCTTTCGCTGCGCGGCCTGTTCTTCGGCGTGGCGCAGCTGCTGTTCTGGATCGTGACGGGGCTGCTCTGTATCGGCGCCGGCTCAATGCGCCTGCACTATCACGCCTATCTGAAGGCCGCCAGCCACGGCGACGCCAACGCCTGCGGCGCGATGGCGGAGGAGCTGACGCTGATCCACGGCATGCCGGTGGAGTGCAATCAGCAGGAGACGCTAAAGGAGCTGCAAAACGCGCTGCTGTGGATTAACTACCGCTTCTATCTGGCGCCGCTGTTCTGGTTTGTCGTTGGCGGCGCGTATGGGCCGGTGCTGCTGACCGGCTACGCCTTTCTGCGCGCCTGGCAAAGCTGGCTGGCGAAACACCAGACGCCGCTGGAGCGTGCCCGTTCCGGCATCGATCGTATTCTTCACTGGGTAGATTGGATCCCGGTGCGCCTGGCGGGGGCGGCTTACGCGCTGCTGGGACATGGCGAACGCGCGCTGCCCGCCTGGTTTGCGGAACTGGGCGATCTGCATCGCCCGCAGTATCAGGTGCTGACGCAGCTGGCGCAGTATTCGCTGGAGCGCGACGCGCGTAACGACAGCGTGGAAACGCCACGGATTGCCGTGGCGCTGGCCAAGAAGGTCTCGCTGGTGATTGTGGTTGTGGTAGCGCTACTCACCATTTACGGCACGCTGGTGTAGCGCAGTATCCGCCGGCGGCACGCCAAAGTCCGGCATGCCGTTGGCGTCCCAGCGAATAGCTTTTATCCGCGTATGGCGATTCGGATCCCACAGCGGGTCGCCCTCAATTTCGGTGTAGTTGCGCGCGTGATAGACCAGCAGATCGTTGCCCGCTTCATCAACGGTAAAGCTGTTGTGTCCCGGGCCATACTGGCGGTTTTCCCAGCTGGTAGTGAAAACCGGACGGGCCGATTTATTCCAGTGGGCAGGCTGCATCGGGTCATCATCCACGTCGATCCACAGCAGGCCCAGACAGTAATTTTCATCCGTCGCGCTGGCGGAATAGCTGACAAACAGGCGGTTGCCGTGACGAATAACCGCCGGCCCTTCGTTAACGCTGAAGCCCGCGCACTCCCACTCATATTCAGGGCGGCTCAGCATCACCGGGCGGCCTTTCAGCGTCCAGGGATTCTCCAGCTCCGCCAGATAGAGGTTAGAGTTACCGGGAATGGCCGGATCTTTTTGCGCCCACAGATACCACTGCTTCTCCTGATGGCGGAAGGTGGTCGCATCGAGCGAAAAGCTGTTGATCGGCGTCTGAATACGCCCGCGATCCAGCCACTCACCCGTCAGCGGATCGGCGTCGTCACAGGTTAGGGCGTACATGCGATGCTGAAACAGCCCCTCTTTGATCTCGCGGCTGGGCGCTGCGGCGAAATAAATCACCCACTGGCCCGCTACATGGTGAATTTCCGGCGCCCAGATCAACGCGCTCATCGGGCCGACGTCGGGTTTACGCCATACCACTACCGGCTCTGCTTCCACCAGCCCAATGATCGTATCGGCGCAGCGCAGCTCCAGACGATCGTATTCGGGCACCGAGGCAATAAAATAGTAGCGATCCTGATGGCGTAAAATAAACGGGTCCGCCCGCTGTTCGATGAGGGGATTTGGCCACTGGCTGGTCATGGTGCCGTTCCTTCTGGTTTGATAGCGAAAGTATTGCCGTCGCGCAGCGCGCTCAGCTCACGATAGTTTTCCCGACGTTTCGCCAGATCCTGCTGGATGGTCTGCATCAGATGGCGATCGACTTTCAACAGGCGCACCACGCCTGCGGTAATCAGGTAGCCGACACCGGGGATCACG
This DNA window, taken from Mixta gaviniae, encodes the following:
- the ampE gene encoding beta-lactamase regulator AmpE → MTLFSLLLVLGWERLFKMGERWQLDHRLEPFFRQRRRFSLWRTLGMTLVAMLLVLVIILSLRGLFFGVAQLLFWIVTGLLCIGAGSMRLHYHAYLKAASHGDANACGAMAEELTLIHGMPVECNQQETLKELQNALLWINYRFYLAPLFWFVVGGAYGPVLLTGYAFLRAWQSWLAKHQTPLERARSGIDRILHWVDWIPVRLAGAAYALLGHGERALPAWFAELGDLHRPQYQVLTQLAQYSLERDARNDSVETPRIAVALAKKVSLVIVVVVALLTIYGTLV
- the ampD gene encoding 1,6-anhydro-N-acetylmuramyl-L-alanine amidase AmpD, with amino-acid sequence MELKEGWLTEVRQVLSPHFNIRPDEETPSLLVVHNISLPPGEFGGPWIDALFTGTLDPAAHPYFADIAHLRVAAHCLIRRDGEIVQYVPFDKRAWHAGLSCWQGRENCNDFSIGIELEGTDTLAYTDAQYQALQAITRLLMQHYPITPARITGHSDIAPERKTDPGPAFDWTRFLRGLPETASLHLPERNA
- a CDS encoding glycoside hydrolase family 43 protein → MTSQWPNPLIEQRADPFILRHQDRYYFIASVPEYDRLELRCADTIIGLVEAEPVVVWRKPDVGPMSALIWAPEIHHVAGQWVIYFAAAPSREIKEGLFQHRMYALTCDDADPLTGEWLDRGRIQTPINSFSLDATTFRHQEKQWYLWAQKDPAIPGNSNLYLAELENPWTLKGRPVMLSRPEYEWECAGFSVNEGPAVIRHGNRLFVSYSASATDENYCLGLLWIDVDDDPMQPAHWNKSARPVFTTSWENRQYGPGHNSFTVDEAGNDLLVYHARNYTEIEGDPLWDPNRHTRIKAIRWDANGMPDFGVPPADTALHQRAVNGE